The genomic segment GATCGGTATCGGTGTCGTTGCCGAAGGCGAGGTCGAAGCGGTCTTTGAGTTTGATGAGCGAGGCCATGGCGTGGGGGGACGAGCAGTCCATGCGGATCTTGCCGTCCCAATCCAGCGTCATGAAACGAAAGGTCGGATCGACGGACTCGTTGACGATGTGCAGGTCTAAACCATACCGTTCTGCCAGTGGACGCCAGTAGGCCACGGCGGCGCCGCCTAACGGATCGACGCCCAGACGCAACTTCGTCGCTTTGATGCATTCGAGATCGACTACATTGGGAAGGTCCGCGAGATAGCCGCCGACGAAATCGTGTTGCGTCGTGGACGCGGCCTTCAACGCCTGGTCATAAGGGACGCGTTTGACGCCGTGTAGTTTGGCCGCCAGCAAGGCATTGGCGCGGGTCTCAATCGCCTTCGTCACCTCTGTGTCGGCCGGACCGCCGTGCGGCGGGTTGTACTTGAAGCCGCCGTCCTCCGGAGGGTTGTGCGAAGGAGTGATGACGATGCCATCCGCAAGACCGGACGCGCGGCCCTGATTCGTGGTCAGAATTGCGTGCGAGATGACCGGTGTGGGGGTATACCCGTCGTCGCGATCCATGCGGATCTGAATGCCGTTTGCGGCCAAGACTTCCAGTGCACTCCGTTGAGCCGGCGCGGAGAGGGCGTGCGTATCCTTGCCGATGAACAGGGGGCCGGTCGTTCCGGCCTGAGTCCGGTATTCGCAAATAGCCTGGGTAATCGCAAGAATGTGCGTTTCATTGAAGGTGCAACGAAGGGAAGACCCACGATGTCCGCTCGTGCCGAAACTCACCCGCTGTTGGGGATCGGAGGCGTCCGGTACGTTGCCATAGTAGGCCTGTTCAAGTTTCTCGAGATTGACCAGTTGTTCCGGTTGTGCCGGTTGTCCGGCACGAGGGTGGAGAGCCATAGATTCCTCGGCAAATGATGATGGGTGGATGAGGCGGTTCAGAATGACGCCGCACTCAGTATATACGGCTCGATGAGCAATGTCAGGCATGCGTTTGCTTGCGCGGTCCTCCGCGCGGGTGTTAAGATCCGCTCACGTTAAGGAGAGGGGTTGTCCATGCCGAATATTACCTTATTGCACTCACCGACCTGCGGAGCCTGTCCATCAGCGAAACGCCTGTGGAAGGAACTTAGGGTAAAGTATAGCTTTAGCTATCGCGAGGTCGATATCACGACCCCGGATGGTCAGGAATTGGCGAATCGGCATTCGGTCCGGGCCGTGCCCGCGACGATTATCGACGGCCGTCTGACCTTCGTCGGGGTGCCGCCTCGTCAAAGCGCCGAGAAGGCGTTGCAGCTGAAGATGAAACCGCAGGGTGCGTGAGACTGGAGAGATATGACCGTTCCTGATGATGACGATTTTGAATTGCCGATTCTTCCTATGATCGATAAGGGGCCGCCGCCTGAATGCGGGACGTGCGGAGACCCGATGAAGTTCATCGATGGCGATTGGGCCTGCGTCGATTGCAACGGTGAGCTGCTCGGTCCGGAAACCGGCTAGCAGCCACCGGCGTTCTTGGCCTCTCACGCGTGTAGTGCGGAGCGTCGCCGAGATACTCTCTGCGGCCTTCCGCTCCGCGCTCTACGATTAACGGCCCACGGTCTCCATGCTCCGCCTCGTCACCGGCCCGTTTCATCCCACACTCGAATCGCAACTCGTTCACGATCTGCGTGTTCTCAAGTCCGGCAAACCCCAAGCCGCAGTCGCGCTGGTGGTGCCTTCGGATCAGTTGCGTCGCTCGCTCAAGCGGCTGCTGGTCGTCAAGCGGGGGCTGGCATTACTGAACGTCCACATT from the Nitrospira sp. genome contains:
- a CDS encoding alpha-D-glucose phosphate-specific phosphoglucomutase, coding for MALHPRAGQPAQPEQLVNLEKLEQAYYGNVPDASDPQQRVSFGTSGHRGSSLRCTFNETHILAITQAICEYRTQAGTTGPLFIGKDTHALSAPAQRSALEVLAANGIQIRMDRDDGYTPTPVISHAILTTNQGRASGLADGIVITPSHNPPEDGGFKYNPPHGGPADTEVTKAIETRANALLAAKLHGVKRVPYDQALKAASTTQHDFVGGYLADLPNVVDLECIKATKLRLGVDPLGGAAVAYWRPLAERYGLDLHIVNESVDPTFRFMTLDWDGKIRMDCSSPHAMASLIKLKDRFDLAFGNDTDTDRHGIVTPGGGLMNPNHYLAAAISYLFTHRPGWSPGAGIGKTVVSSSIIDRVAGSLQRQLVEVPVGFKWFVPGLRDGSLGLGGEESAGAAFLRRNGSTWVTDKDGIIMDLLAAEMLAVTGKDPAQLYADLTARLGEPVYERIDAPATRTQKAALQKFSPQQVQSRELAGEPITAMLTEAPGNKASIGGLKVTTANGWFAARPSGTEDVYKLYAESFKGQAHLRRIQEDAQALIRQVFSSAGA
- a CDS encoding thioredoxin family protein, which translates into the protein MPNITLLHSPTCGACPSAKRLWKELRVKYSFSYREVDITTPDGQELANRHSVRAVPATIIDGRLTFVGVPPRQSAEKALQLKMKPQGA